In Burkholderia gladioli, a genomic segment contains:
- a CDS encoding molybdopterin-dependent oxidoreductase yields the protein MKNLLRPRLSVDRDTVLADAQRELSMPSRRLFGKRLLTLGGLSMLSGCTLGDDASVDGFLSAVSRLNDRVQAALFDPRALAPTYTEAQITRPFPFNAFYGIDQVPQVDGSDFRLKLGGLVKGQRIWTLPELYALPHEEQITRHICVEGWSAIGRWGGTRFGDFLRRVGADTSAKYVGFRCADDYYESIDMATALHPQTLLAFDYDGQRLPAQYGYPMKLRMPTKLGYKNPKHIVEIFVTNVYPGGYWVDQGYNWFGGS from the coding sequence ATGAAGAACCTGCTCCGCCCGCGCCTGAGCGTCGATCGCGACACCGTGCTCGCCGATGCGCAACGTGAACTCTCGATGCCCTCGCGGCGCCTGTTCGGCAAGCGCCTGCTGACGCTCGGCGGCCTGTCGATGCTCAGCGGCTGCACGCTCGGCGACGACGCCTCGGTCGACGGTTTCCTGTCCGCCGTCTCGCGCCTCAACGATCGCGTGCAGGCCGCGCTGTTCGATCCGCGCGCGTTGGCGCCCACCTATACCGAGGCGCAGATCACGCGGCCGTTCCCCTTCAATGCCTTCTACGGCATCGACCAGGTGCCGCAGGTGGACGGCAGCGACTTCCGCCTGAAGCTCGGCGGCCTGGTGAAGGGGCAGCGCATCTGGACGCTGCCCGAACTGTATGCCCTGCCGCACGAGGAGCAGATCACGCGGCATATCTGCGTGGAAGGCTGGAGCGCGATCGGCCGCTGGGGCGGCACGCGCTTCGGCGATTTCCTGCGGCGCGTCGGCGCCGATACCAGCGCGAAGTACGTGGGGTTCCGCTGCGCCGACGACTACTACGAAAGCATCGACATGGCCACGGCCCTGCATCCGCAGACGCTGCTGGCCTTCGACTACGACGGCCAGCGCCTGCCGGCGCAATACGGCTACCCGATGAAGCTGCGGATGCCGACCAAGCTCGGCTACAAGAATCCGAAGCACATCGTCGAGATATTCGTGACCAATGTCTACCCGGGCGGTTACTGGGTCGACCAGGGTTACAACTGGTTCGGCGGATCCTGA